A genomic stretch from Myripristis murdjan chromosome 12, fMyrMur1.1, whole genome shotgun sequence includes:
- the marchf5l gene encoding E3 ubiquitin-protein ligase MARCHF5 → MASAEELPEKHCWVCFATEREDRSAEWVSPCKCKGCTKWIHQSCLQRWLDEKQKGNIGGPVSCPQCGIEYRIVFPKIGPLVYFLQQIDRVLSRISPFAAAGVLSGTVYWSAVTYGAVTVMQVVGHKKGLHVMERVDPLFLLLGLPTIPVMLILGKMIRWEDYIVRLWWRRSNRQQLQPHSSNRRLPHAPPDGANMASHLSVSRTLCGALIFPSVASLVGRLLFRRVSSNLHRTILGGIAFVVIKGVLKVYYKQQQCFIQANRHILDYPEGDGERE, encoded by the exons ATGGCCTCTGCAGAGGAGCTGCCTGAGAA GCACTGTTGGGTTTGTTTCGCCACCGAGAGAGAGGACCGTTCTGCGGAGTGGGTGAGCCCCTGCAAATGTAAAGGCTGTACTAAATGGATCCACCAGTCCTGTCTGCAGCGGTGGCTTGATGAGAAGCAAAAAGGAAACATCGGAGGTCCAGTCAGCTGTCCACAATGCGGCATCGAATACCGCATCGTCTTCCCCAAGATAG GTCCGTTGGTGTATTTCCTTCAGCAGATAGACCGCGTTCTGTCAAGGATCAGTCCATTTGCTGCTGCCGGGGTGCTGTCTGGGACTGTGTACTGGTCCGCTGTCACATACGGAGCCGTGACTGTCATGCAG GTTGTGGGTCATAAGAAGGGTTTGCATGTGATGGAGCGAGTGGACCCTCTGTTCTTGTTGTTGGGTCTGCCCACCATCCCTGTGATGTTGATCCTGGGTAAGATGATCCGCTGGGAGGACTACATCgtgaggctgtggtggagacgCTCCAACAGGCAACAACTACAGCCGCATA GTTCAAATCGCCGTCTGCCTCATGCTCCACCTGACGGCGCCAATATGGCCAGTCACCTCTCTGTGTCCCGGACTCTGTGTGGAGCGCTCATCTTCCCCTCCGTTGCCAGTCTGGTGGGCAGACTGCTGTTTCGACGGGTGTCCTCTAATCTACATCGCACTATCCTG GGAGGCATAGCTTTTGTGGTAATCAAAGGTGTTCTGAAGGTGTAttacaaacagcagcagtgcttCATTCAGGCTAACCGGCACATCCTCGACTACCCAGAAGGAGACGGGgaaagagaatga